In a genomic window of Sutcliffiella sp. FSL R7-0096:
- the clpB gene encoding ATP-dependent chaperone ClpB, producing MNINQMTTKLQEAIVMAKSLAEEMNHQQIEHEHLLQALLQQHEGLAERVLQKLKVDHQSLQNDLKHLLRAKPEVSGATSDAYISNQLNQTFKKADEWKNEWEDDFLSVEHILLALFHQNSTSHQLKKLSNTYNLNEAYLQQAIQEIRGNQKVTSKEPESTYEALKKYGRDLIEEVKSGKLDPVIGRDQEIRRVIRILSRKTKNNPVLIGEPGVGKTAIVEGLAQRIVRKDVPDGLKDKTIFSLDLSSLVAGAKYRGEFEERLKAVLQEIKKSEGQILLFIDELHTIVGAGKTEGSMDAGNMLKPMLARGELHCIGATTLNEHRQYIEKDPALERRFQQVLVQEPTVEDTISILRGLKDRFEIHHGVNIHDRAIVSAAVLSNRYISERFLPDKAIDLVDEACAMIRTEIDSMPSELDEVTRRVMQLEIEEAAMKKEKDQASKERLIQLQKELANLKEQAAAMKAQWQLEKDDIQLVRVKREELEKSKRDLETAENNYDLNKAAELRHGKIPSLEKELSQLEEKAKQKKETNQLLREEVTEEEIAGIVAKWTGIPVTKLVEGEREKLLKLEEILHERVVGQEEAVQLVSEAVIRARAGIKDPNRPIGSFIFLGPTGVGKTELARALAQSLFDSEEQIIRIDMSEYMEKHAVSRLIGAPPGYVGYEEGGQLTEAVRRKPYSVVLLDEVEKAHPEVFNILLQMLDDGRITDAQGKTVDFKNTVIIMTSNIGSPILLENTEDVISEEAKEKVLQQLRNHFRPELLNRIDDTVIFSPLSKNQIGLIVEKLIKDLQKRLEDKHLTLHLTEDAKIFIADNAYDPVYGARPLKRFIQKHMETLIAKEIIKGTIQDFQEIIIKVKEGKLVIGD from the coding sequence ATGAACATCAACCAAATGACTACCAAGTTACAAGAAGCAATCGTAATGGCAAAGAGTCTTGCGGAAGAAATGAATCATCAGCAAATAGAGCATGAACACCTTCTTCAAGCATTGCTTCAGCAACATGAAGGACTTGCCGAAAGAGTGTTGCAAAAGCTGAAGGTAGATCATCAATCACTTCAAAATGACTTAAAGCATCTACTTAGAGCAAAGCCTGAAGTAAGCGGCGCAACAAGTGATGCATATATAAGCAATCAACTGAACCAAACTTTCAAAAAAGCTGATGAATGGAAAAATGAATGGGAGGATGATTTTCTCTCCGTCGAACATATTCTTCTTGCTCTTTTCCATCAAAACAGCACGAGCCATCAATTAAAAAAGTTAAGTAATACATACAATCTCAATGAAGCATATTTACAGCAAGCCATACAGGAAATAAGGGGGAACCAGAAAGTGACTTCTAAAGAACCGGAATCTACATACGAAGCGTTAAAGAAATATGGAAGGGACTTGATTGAAGAGGTGAAAAGCGGCAAGCTTGATCCGGTTATCGGTAGAGATCAGGAAATCCGCAGGGTAATCAGAATCCTCTCCAGAAAGACAAAGAACAACCCTGTCCTTATCGGTGAACCAGGTGTTGGAAAAACGGCTATAGTGGAAGGATTGGCGCAGCGTATCGTGAGGAAGGATGTTCCAGATGGACTTAAGGACAAAACAATATTCTCCCTTGATCTTAGCTCGCTGGTGGCAGGCGCCAAATACAGGGGGGAGTTTGAAGAAAGATTGAAAGCCGTTCTGCAGGAAATCAAAAAAAGTGAAGGGCAGATCCTGCTTTTCATTGATGAACTTCACACAATTGTGGGTGCCGGTAAGACGGAAGGTTCAATGGATGCAGGGAATATGCTCAAACCGATGCTTGCCCGTGGGGAACTGCACTGCATTGGGGCCACTACCTTAAATGAGCACAGACAATATATCGAAAAAGATCCGGCTTTGGAGCGCCGTTTCCAACAGGTTCTTGTCCAAGAACCGACGGTAGAGGACACCATTTCCATTTTAAGAGGCCTTAAAGACCGCTTTGAGATCCATCATGGTGTGAACATACATGACCGTGCCATCGTATCTGCCGCAGTTTTATCCAACCGGTACATTTCAGAACGTTTTTTACCGGATAAGGCAATTGACCTTGTGGACGAAGCATGTGCCATGATCCGAACGGAAATAGATTCAATGCCATCTGAATTGGATGAAGTGACGAGAAGGGTGATGCAGCTGGAAATTGAAGAAGCTGCCATGAAGAAAGAGAAGGATCAAGCAAGCAAAGAAAGACTCATTCAGCTCCAAAAAGAATTGGCCAATCTCAAAGAACAGGCTGCCGCTATGAAGGCTCAATGGCAGCTGGAGAAAGATGATATTCAATTAGTCAGAGTGAAACGGGAGGAGTTGGAGAAGTCCAAGCGTGATTTGGAAACGGCGGAAAACAATTATGATTTAAACAAAGCCGCAGAACTTAGGCATGGAAAAATACCAAGCCTTGAAAAAGAGCTATCACAATTGGAGGAAAAGGCTAAGCAGAAAAAAGAAACAAACCAGCTCCTACGCGAAGAGGTAACAGAAGAAGAAATTGCTGGCATTGTGGCAAAGTGGACAGGCATACCTGTTACAAAGCTTGTGGAAGGAGAAAGAGAAAAGCTATTGAAGCTGGAGGAAATCCTGCATGAAAGAGTTGTAGGGCAGGAAGAAGCAGTACAGCTTGTTTCCGAGGCGGTCATCCGTGCAAGAGCAGGTATCAAGGATCCAAATCGTCCGATCGGTTCCTTCATCTTTCTTGGACCTACAGGTGTCGGGAAAACAGAGCTTGCCAGAGCGCTTGCTCAATCCCTTTTTGATAGTGAGGAGCAGATTATCCGGATTGACATGTCCGAGTATATGGAGAAACACGCGGTATCAAGGCTGATCGGAGCGCCCCCAGGGTATGTTGGCTACGAAGAAGGGGGGCAGCTTACAGAAGCGGTAAGAAGGAAGCCATATTCCGTCGTCTTGTTGGATGAAGTGGAAAAAGCCCATCCGGAAGTATTTAATATCCTGCTACAAATGTTGGATGATGGCAGAATAACGGACGCACAAGGAAAGACGGTCGATTTTAAAAATACTGTTATCATCATGACCTCCAACATCGGTTCACCCATCTTACTGGAAAATACGGAGGATGTCATTTCGGAGGAAGCTAAAGAAAAAGTGCTTCAACAGTTACGAAATCATTTCAGACCTGAATTATTAAACCGGATTGATGATACTGTTATCTTTTCACCATTATCCAAAAATCAGATCGGTCTTATTGTGGAAAAGTTAATCAAGGATTTACAGAAACGATTAGAAGACAAGCACCTAACATTACATCTTACAGAAGATGCGAAGATCTTTATTGCTGACAATGCCTATGATCCTGTTTATGGAGCCAGACCGTTGAAGAGGTTCATTCAAAAACACATGGAAACCCTTATTGCAAAGGAAATAATAAAAGGTACCATCCAAGATTTTCAAGAAATAATTATCAAGGTGAAAGAAGGAAAACTCGTGATCGGTGACTAA
- a CDS encoding DUF2268 domain-containing protein has product MSIIHTDRWLEEDYHQPLNISKRLLKYFEDVTAAELYDYLIMHGMYRPVRDGKGTVEKLKELDCWNIVLAESKRLKKLWNGPDIPIFIFPSDKYNNQIKRDFKGKAGVAFKDKLFMFLPEDIDINEMKALLTHEYNHICVLSKYKRKDDQYTLLDSVIIEGLAESAVKELLGVEYTSTWTSYYTDKELEIFFKKFIIPNKDVKKNERDHMKLLYGKGFYPKMLGYCVGYYLIQKILKTKKVSYAVLMSKSLTEITKLLAE; this is encoded by the coding sequence ATGAGTATTATTCATACAGATCGATGGTTGGAGGAGGACTATCATCAGCCATTGAATATTTCAAAGAGATTGCTGAAGTACTTTGAGGACGTCACTGCAGCGGAACTTTATGATTATCTCATCATGCATGGAATGTACCGGCCAGTAAGGGATGGAAAAGGGACAGTGGAAAAGTTAAAAGAGTTGGATTGTTGGAATATTGTTTTGGCAGAATCAAAGCGTTTGAAGAAACTTTGGAATGGACCAGACATCCCAATCTTCATCTTCCCTTCGGATAAATACAACAACCAAATTAAAAGGGACTTTAAAGGAAAAGCGGGAGTGGCTTTCAAAGATAAATTGTTCATGTTCCTCCCAGAAGATATTGATATCAATGAAATGAAAGCATTATTGACTCACGAATATAACCATATATGTGTATTGTCCAAATATAAAAGAAAAGATGACCAATATACGCTCCTTGATTCCGTCATCATAGAGGGGTTAGCGGAGAGTGCCGTAAAAGAACTTCTTGGAGTAGAATATACCTCTACATGGACTTCCTACTATACAGATAAAGAGCTTGAAATCTTTTTTAAAAAATTCATCATACCTAATAAAGATGTGAAGAAAAATGAAAGAGATCACATGAAGCTCCTTTACGGAAAAGGTTTTTATCCCAAGATGCTTGGATATTGTGTAGGTTACTATCTCATTCAAAAAATATTAAAAACGAAAAAAGTAAGTTATGCAGTATTGATGTCAAAAAGTCTGACAGAGATAACAAAACTATTAGCCGAATAA
- a CDS encoding alpha/beta fold hydrolase has product MINVVKQKAGAVSYLHVCDAQSFSKAKPTVIFIHGFQSVKENNLHYAYLLAEKGFRVILPDCIHHGDRDSGLKNHEMMQAFWEIVIQTVHEIDILKGYLVEAGLTKETDIGIAGTSMGGIVTFGALKRYPWIKAAVSLMGCPNYRDFARYKVDKFLEAGFVLPFDEMQLESYFAKLDPYDLANDPATLNERPLLCWHGKQDKEVPIDPLLTFVKANKGYYKSKPNNIKVLIDEHSDHKVSREGVLATVDWFAEYLLESEKERYHAGSTKR; this is encoded by the coding sequence ATGATTAATGTTGTCAAACAGAAAGCGGGAGCGGTTTCTTATCTTCATGTCTGTGATGCACAATCCTTTTCAAAAGCGAAACCTACTGTTATCTTTATACATGGGTTTCAAAGTGTGAAGGAGAATAATCTGCACTATGCCTACCTTTTAGCAGAAAAGGGATTTCGGGTAATCCTTCCAGACTGTATTCATCATGGAGATCGGGACAGCGGGCTGAAGAATCACGAAATGATGCAGGCGTTCTGGGAAATTGTCATCCAAACTGTCCATGAAATAGATATTCTAAAAGGATATCTGGTTGAAGCAGGTTTAACGAAGGAGACGGATATCGGTATTGCAGGTACTTCCATGGGTGGAATTGTGACTTTCGGTGCATTGAAAAGATATCCGTGGATAAAAGCGGCAGTCAGTTTGATGGGATGTCCAAATTATCGTGACTTTGCACGTTATAAAGTTGATAAATTCCTTGAAGCTGGATTTGTGTTACCTTTTGATGAAATGCAGTTAGAATCATACTTTGCAAAACTAGATCCATATGATTTAGCCAACGATCCAGCCACCCTAAATGAAAGACCTTTGTTATGTTGGCACGGAAAACAGGACAAAGAGGTTCCGATTGATCCGCTACTGACGTTTGTAAAAGCGAATAAGGGTTATTATAAAAGTAAACCGAATAATATTAAGGTACTCATAGATGAGCATTCTGATCATAAGGTAAGCAGGGAAGGTGTATTGGCCACCGTGGATTGGTTTGCAGAGTATCTTCTAGAAAGTGAAAAGGAGAGATATCATGCAGGAAGCACTAAAAGATAA
- a CDS encoding YjzD family protein: protein MRAFWTIFWSLLLINMVAYVVANMQGDTYNYVLASIIAVVFAVLVMLIGEALPNEPVEKH from the coding sequence ATGCGCGCATTCTGGACTATTTTCTGGTCACTTCTTCTTATAAACATGGTTGCTTATGTTGTTGCTAACATGCAGGGTGATACATATAACTACGTATTAGCTTCTATCATTGCGGTCGTTTTTGCTGTATTAGTCATGCTGATCGGGGAAGCGTTACCAAACGAACCCGTTGAAAAGCACTAA
- a CDS encoding ABC transporter ATP-binding protein, translating into MSALLEVRNLKTHFFRKKQAIPAVDGVDISIKKGETVALVGESGSGKSITSLSIMGLVPSPGGKIVDGEILFDGQDLVKLTENQLCKVRGNDISMIFQEPMTSLNPVLTIGEQITEVLILHQKMTKTAAIKKAIEMLEVVGFSRAAEIVNDYPHRLSGGMRQRVMIAMAMSCNPKLLIADEPTTALDVTIQAQILDLMKDLSHKFDTSILLITHDLGVVSEVADRVVVMYCGQVVEEASVDDLFEEPMHPYTLGLMGSIPDIDGDIGRLQSIEGNVPPPTNLPQGCRFAPRCPKAFDRCHSEIPELISQGGNRSVRCFLYEGEEAK; encoded by the coding sequence ATGTCAGCTTTATTGGAAGTGAGAAACCTAAAAACTCACTTTTTTAGAAAAAAGCAAGCTATTCCAGCAGTAGATGGTGTAGATATCTCCATTAAAAAAGGGGAAACTGTAGCACTTGTTGGAGAATCAGGATCTGGTAAATCCATTACTTCCCTATCGATCATGGGGCTTGTACCTAGCCCAGGTGGGAAGATCGTTGATGGGGAAATCCTATTTGACGGTCAGGATCTTGTGAAACTGACAGAAAACCAATTATGTAAAGTTCGTGGAAATGATATATCAATGATCTTCCAAGAGCCGATGACATCATTGAACCCGGTACTGACAATAGGTGAACAGATTACGGAAGTACTGATCCTTCACCAAAAAATGACCAAGACAGCAGCCATAAAAAAAGCAATTGAAATGTTGGAGGTTGTAGGGTTTTCAAGAGCAGCGGAAATCGTAAATGACTACCCGCACCGTCTATCAGGCGGGATGAGACAAAGGGTAATGATTGCGATGGCGATGAGCTGTAATCCGAAGTTATTGATTGCGGATGAGCCGACCACTGCACTGGATGTTACCATCCAAGCGCAAATATTAGATCTGATGAAAGATTTAAGTCATAAATTTGACACTTCCATACTATTAATTACTCATGATTTAGGGGTTGTATCAGAAGTAGCAGATAGAGTAGTAGTTATGTATTGTGGCCAGGTAGTGGAAGAGGCATCGGTAGACGATTTGTTTGAAGAACCGATGCATCCATATACTTTAGGATTGATGGGGTCCATCCCTGACATAGATGGAGATATTGGCCGTCTTCAATCCATTGAAGGAAATGTACCACCACCGACAAACTTGCCTCAGGGCTGCAGATTTGCCCCGCGTTGTCCGAAAGCATTCGACCGTTGCCATAGCGAGATTCCAGAGTTAATCAGCCAAGGTGGAAACCGCTCCGTTCGATGCTTCTTATACGAAGGCGAGGAGGCGAAATAA
- a CDS encoding dipeptide ABC transporter ATP-binding protein, giving the protein MTATEIKTEKLKIETNPDNILEVRGLKKYFPIKAGLLQRHVGNVKAVDDLNFYIKKGETLGLVGESGCGKSTTGRTIIRLYEPTEGNIIFKGRDIATMGEGELRKTVRKDIQMVFQDPFATLNPRKTLRSILKEPYNTHNMFTKREREEKVQELLAKVGLDPSFINRYPHEFSGGQRQRIGIARALALNPEMIIADEAVSALDVSIQAQIINLMQDLQREMGLSYIFISHDLSVVRHISDRVGVMYLGRMMELATKHDLYDEPLHPYTQALLSAVPSTRRKGQVKRERIVLKGELPSPANPPTGCVFHTRCPAAMDVCKQIVPQFKEVKPDHFVACHLYE; this is encoded by the coding sequence ATGACAGCAACTGAGATCAAGACAGAAAAATTAAAAATAGAAACGAATCCAGATAATATCCTCGAGGTACGTGGATTAAAAAAGTATTTCCCTATCAAAGCCGGATTGCTTCAAAGGCATGTAGGTAATGTAAAAGCGGTAGATGACCTGAACTTCTATATAAAAAAAGGGGAAACCCTAGGACTTGTAGGAGAGTCAGGTTGTGGTAAATCGACCACAGGACGTACGATTATCCGATTATATGAGCCAACTGAAGGTAACATCATCTTTAAGGGCAGGGACATTGCCACGATGGGCGAAGGAGAACTTAGAAAGACCGTCCGTAAAGACATACAGATGGTATTCCAAGACCCTTTCGCTACATTGAACCCAAGAAAAACATTAAGGTCCATCCTGAAGGAGCCATATAACACTCATAACATGTTCACCAAAAGAGAACGTGAGGAAAAGGTACAGGAGCTACTAGCAAAAGTTGGATTGGATCCGAGTTTCATTAATCGCTACCCACATGAATTTTCGGGTGGTCAGCGACAGCGTATCGGAATTGCAAGGGCTTTGGCGCTTAATCCTGAAATGATCATTGCCGATGAAGCTGTATCAGCCTTGGACGTTTCGATACAAGCTCAAATTATCAACTTAATGCAAGACCTACAACGTGAAATGGGACTATCTTATATCTTTATTTCACATGATTTAAGCGTTGTACGTCATATTAGTGACAGAGTTGGCGTAATGTATCTTGGACGCATGATGGAGCTGGCTACCAAGCATGACCTATATGACGAGCCACTTCATCCATATACACAGGCATTACTGTCTGCTGTACCATCCACTCGCCGCAAAGGGCAAGTGAAGAGAGAGCGTATCGTTTTGAAAGGTGAATTGCCAAGTCCGGCAAACCCGCCAACAGGATGCGTGTTCCATACTAGATGTCCTGCAGCAATGGATGTCTGTAAGCAGATTGTTCCACAATTCAAAGAGGTTAAACCAGATCATTTTGTTGCTTGTCACCTATATGAATAG
- a CDS encoding beta-ketoacyl-ACP synthase III — protein MNAGILGIGRYVPEKVLTNADLEKMVDTTDEWIKTRTGIEERRIATDEVDTSHMAFFAAEKAMKDAGITAEELDMIIVATVTPDNPFPSVACMIQERLGAKKACAFDMSAACAGFMYGIITAKQFVEAGTYKHVLVVGVEKLSKITDWEDRNTAVLFGDGAGATIIGPVSEGRGILSFELGADGTGAKHLYQDETIVMNGREVFKFAVRQMGESAVNVLEKAGLTKEDVDFLIPHQANIRIMEAARERLGLPLEKMSMTVQKYGNTSAASIPISIVEELENGKIHDDDLVVMVGFGGGLTWGAIAIRWGR, from the coding sequence ATGAATGCAGGGATTCTAGGAATTGGAAGATATGTACCTGAAAAAGTATTAACCAATGCAGACCTTGAAAAAATGGTCGACACGACAGATGAATGGATAAAAACAAGAACCGGTATAGAAGAAAGAAGAATTGCAACAGATGAAGTGGATACTTCGCATATGGCATTTTTTGCAGCAGAAAAGGCTATGAAGGATGCTGGTATTACGGCAGAAGAACTAGATATGATTATTGTCGCTACAGTAACCCCGGATAACCCCTTTCCTAGTGTTGCCTGCATGATCCAGGAACGCCTTGGGGCTAAAAAGGCATGTGCTTTTGATATGAGCGCTGCCTGCGCTGGGTTCATGTATGGAATTATTACAGCGAAGCAATTTGTGGAAGCTGGGACTTATAAACATGTACTTGTGGTAGGAGTAGAGAAGCTTTCCAAGATTACAGACTGGGAAGATCGCAACACGGCTGTTTTGTTCGGTGACGGAGCTGGCGCAACCATTATCGGTCCGGTATCAGAGGGAAGAGGTATATTATCTTTTGAACTCGGTGCAGACGGAACAGGGGCAAAACATTTATATCAAGATGAAACCATTGTGATGAATGGTCGGGAAGTGTTCAAGTTTGCAGTCCGCCAAATGGGTGAGTCGGCAGTAAATGTACTCGAGAAGGCCGGCCTAACAAAAGAGGATGTGGACTTCCTTATCCCTCATCAAGCTAATATTCGAATCATGGAAGCTGCAAGGGAAAGGCTTGGCCTCCCTCTAGAGAAAATGTCCATGACCGTACAGAAATATGGAAACACATCCGCAGCATCCATACCGATATCCATTGTGGAGGAATTGGAAAATGGAAAAATACATGACGATGATTTAGTAGTTATGGTAGGATTTGGTGGAGGATTAACATGGGGAGCAATTGCCATCAGATGGGGAAGATAA
- a CDS encoding BMP family ABC transporter substrate-binding protein, producing the protein MKKTIMAIILLILLLSACGQTTPDSGDQKVGLLVPDTVSDQVWGTKGYKGLLRIQTEYDLDVYYKEGIHTDSSIKKAVEDFHKDGVTLIFGHGSEYAQTFNSISSDYPNIHFVCFNSEAQGENVTSLNFEANAMGFFGGMVAGHMSKTNNIGIIAAFEWQPEVDGFFEGVLHENPDARVLIDYTQDWDDPDKALAILDNMIEQEVDVVYPAGDGFNVPIINSLKEKGLYAVGFVSDQSDLGENTVITSTVQHVPALYELVARRHFTGELDSGNLYFDFKDDVISLGKFSPLVSKEYQENIHNQIEEYKNSGLLPNEK; encoded by the coding sequence ATGAAAAAAACAATAATGGCAATAATTCTATTAATACTTCTTTTATCTGCATGTGGACAAACTACTCCTGATAGTGGAGATCAAAAGGTCGGATTACTAGTTCCGGATACAGTGAGTGATCAAGTATGGGGAACCAAGGGATATAAGGGCCTTTTGCGCATACAGACCGAATACGACCTTGATGTGTATTACAAAGAAGGAATACATACAGATTCATCTATTAAAAAAGCGGTGGAAGATTTTCATAAGGATGGGGTTACCTTAATTTTTGGACATGGAAGTGAATATGCCCAGACATTCAACTCTATCTCATCAGATTATCCAAATATCCATTTTGTATGTTTCAATTCAGAAGCTCAAGGAGAAAATGTAACAAGCTTAAACTTTGAAGCCAACGCAATGGGGTTCTTTGGGGGAATGGTCGCAGGTCATATGAGTAAAACCAATAACATAGGGATCATTGCAGCCTTTGAATGGCAGCCGGAAGTGGATGGCTTCTTTGAAGGTGTGCTACATGAAAACCCGGATGCGAGGGTGTTGATAGACTACACCCAGGATTGGGATGACCCGGATAAGGCCTTGGCCATACTGGACAATATGATTGAGCAGGAAGTGGATGTTGTATACCCTGCTGGCGACGGCTTTAATGTTCCAATTATTAATAGTTTGAAGGAAAAAGGGCTTTATGCCGTGGGGTTTGTCTCCGATCAGTCCGACCTTGGGGAGAACACAGTTATTACAAGTACGGTCCAACATGTCCCTGCTTTATATGAACTAGTGGCAAGGCGTCATTTTACAGGCGAACTGGATTCAGGAAATTTATATTTTGACTTCAAAGATGATGTGATATCTCTTGGTAAATTCAGTCCATTGGTAAGCAAAGAGTACCAAGAAAACATCCATAACCAAATTGAGGAATACAAAAATTCCGGTTTATTACCGAATGAAAAATAG
- a CDS encoding YjzC family protein, with product MGQNQQFRPGQKAPNNGIYLEIGETGSGVKNPQKVNLKAGDTFPETSNHNRLWAKKRRP from the coding sequence ATGGGCCAGAATCAACAATTCAGACCGGGACAAAAAGCGCCTAATAACGGCATCTATTTGGAAATCGGGGAGACTGGCAGTGGTGTTAAGAATCCTCAGAAGGTCAACCTGAAAGCTGGGGACACATTTCCCGAAACCTCCAATCATAACCGACTTTGGGCAAAGAAACGCCGTCCGTAA
- a CDS encoding metal-sulfur cluster assembly factor gives MMQEALKDKVMEILEEVEDPELGVDIVNLGLVYDVEIDASNNVDITMTLTSIGCPLAGEIVEDVKKKLAPMEEINDVDVNITFNPPWSKDRMSRLAKIALNVTD, from the coding sequence ATCATGCAGGAAGCACTAAAAGATAAAGTGATGGAAATATTAGAGGAAGTGGAGGATCCGGAGCTTGGTGTCGATATAGTAAACCTTGGTCTGGTATATGATGTGGAAATTGATGCATCCAACAATGTGGATATTACCATGACATTGACCTCCATTGGCTGTCCGCTTGCAGGGGAAATTGTCGAGGACGTCAAAAAAAAGCTTGCACCAATGGAAGAAATCAATGATGTGGACGTTAACATCACGTTCAACCCGCCATGGAGCAAAGACCGAATGTCCCGCCTTGCAAAAATTGCATTGAACGTTACAGATTAA
- a CDS encoding ComZ family protein yields MEQDRTMQYMAIAMKYLPEAKQMLDETGLELEPQHIQPLVSLLTKVMDEAYELGKQNALDID; encoded by the coding sequence ATGGAACAAGATAGAACCATGCAATATATGGCAATAGCTATGAAATACTTACCAGAAGCAAAACAGATGCTTGATGAAACAGGGTTAGAGCTAGAGCCGCAACATATTCAGCCATTGGTCTCTCTATTGACCAAAGTGATGGACGAAGCATACGAACTGGGAAAACAAAATGCATTAGATATAGATTAA
- the fabF gene encoding beta-ketoacyl-ACP synthase II, which translates to MPKRRVVVTGLGAVTPIGLNVNEAWENAIKGVSGVGPLTRVDIEKFPAKVAAEITNFNAEDFMDKKEARRMDRFTQYAIAASFMAVKDANLEITDEIAPRVGVWVGSGIGGMETFEQQYKTFLEKGARRVSPFFVPMMIPDMATGQISIALGAKGVNSCTVTACATGTNSIGDAFKVIQRGDADVMVSGGTEAPLTEMSFAGFSSAKALSLNPDPKTASRPFDANRDGFVMGEGAGIIVLEDLEHALARGARIYAEIVGYGATGDAHHITAPAPGGEGGVRAMKMAIEDADLEPGDIDYINAHGTSTEYNDKFETLAIKEVLGSHANNVAISSTKSMTGHLLGAAGGVEAIFTIKAIENGIIPPTINLDTPDPECDLDYVPNEARHKEVRAAMSNSLGFGGHNATIVFKKYE; encoded by the coding sequence ATGCCTAAAAGAAGAGTAGTAGTAACAGGGCTTGGAGCAGTGACTCCAATTGGATTGAATGTAAATGAGGCATGGGAGAACGCCATAAAAGGAGTTTCGGGAGTTGGCCCACTGACAAGGGTTGATATCGAAAAATTCCCTGCGAAAGTAGCTGCCGAAATTACGAACTTCAATGCCGAAGACTTTATGGATAAAAAAGAAGCGAGAAGAATGGATCGCTTTACACAATATGCCATCGCAGCTTCGTTCATGGCTGTAAAAGATGCCAACTTAGAAATTACAGATGAAATCGCCCCTAGAGTGGGAGTTTGGGTAGGTTCTGGGATAGGTGGAATGGAAACCTTTGAACAACAATATAAAACATTTTTAGAAAAAGGTGCACGCCGTGTAAGCCCGTTTTTCGTACCGATGATGATTCCTGATATGGCAACAGGTCAAATCAGTATCGCCTTAGGTGCGAAAGGGGTGAACTCCTGTACTGTTACAGCTTGTGCCACGGGAACGAACTCTATAGGAGATGCTTTCAAAGTTATTCAACGCGGAGATGCCGATGTCATGGTCTCTGGAGGAACGGAAGCCCCACTTACGGAAATGTCTTTTGCGGGATTCAGCTCGGCAAAAGCATTATCTTTAAATCCTGATCCAAAAACAGCAAGCAGACCTTTCGATGCTAACCGTGATGGTTTTGTCATGGGGGAAGGCGCCGGGATTATCGTTTTAGAAGACCTGGAACACGCATTAGCACGTGGTGCTCGCATCTACGCAGAGATCGTCGGATATGGCGCTACAGGGGATGCTCATCATATTACGGCACCTGCTCCAGGTGGAGAAGGCGGAGTGCGTGCGATGAAAATGGCCATTGAAGATGCGGACCTTGAACCAGGCGATATCGATTATATAAATGCACACGGTACAAGCACCGAGTATAACGACAAGTTTGAAACACTTGCAATTAAAGAAGTGCTTGGTTCCCATGCGAATAATGTAGCCATTAGTTCCACAAAATCGATGACAGGACATTTGCTTGGAGCCGCAGGTGGTGTGGAGGCGATCTTTACCATTAAGGCTATTGAGAATGGAATCATTCCTCCAACGATCAATCTGGATACACCAGATCCTGAGTGCGATCTTGATTACGTACCGAACGAAGCCCGCCATAAAGAGGTCAGAGCTGCGATGAGCAACTCACTCGGCTTTGGCGGCCATAATGCAACGATTGTGTTTAAAAAATACGAGTAA
- a CDS encoding DsrE family protein, with amino-acid sequence MKNKVILVSSNRLGKGDEALGESVLETFFTILKQREEKPAAIFLMNTGVYTLTEDSLVSVHLKEIHESGVHVYACKTCVDHYEVEQRLIGGEISGMKHFIDLATKHEVLTIA; translated from the coding sequence ATGAAAAACAAAGTGATTCTTGTCAGTTCCAATCGGCTAGGTAAAGGGGATGAAGCCTTAGGGGAAAGTGTCCTGGAAACATTTTTCACTATTCTGAAGCAACGTGAAGAAAAGCCAGCTGCAATTTTTCTTATGAATACAGGAGTCTACACATTGACAGAGGATTCACTTGTTTCCGTGCACCTGAAAGAGATTCATGAATCAGGTGTCCATGTCTATGCATGCAAGACATGCGTAGACCACTATGAAGTCGAACAGAGGCTTATTGGCGGCGAAATTAGCGGGATGAAACACTTCATTGATCTTGCAACAAAGCATGAAGTCCTGACAATTGCTTAA